From Bacteroidales bacterium, one genomic window encodes:
- a CDS encoding sigma-54 dependent transcriptional regulator, producing MKVLIIDDEKSIRMALKDILEDEGHEVSLAEDGKKGLEQALANNFDVIFCDIKMPGMDGVEVLDKLVAEGVESSVVMISGHGSIDTAVECIKKGAFDFIQKPPDLNRILITLKNASEKTSIVKENKTLKKKISGTGVQEIIGNSPAINQVKAIIDKVAPTDARVLVTGSNGTGKELVARWLHEKSNRAQMPFIDVNCAAIPSELIESELFGHEKGAFTSAVKQHKGKFEQADGGTLFLDEIGDMSLPAQAKVLRVLQENKLTRVGSDKDINVNVRVVAATNKNLSEEIKKGTFREDLYQRLSVIIIHVPTLAERKEDIPILVNFFIKQICTEGGMPMRKINNDAIEELKKHSWSGNIRELRNVVERLLILGSNPITKADVVAYAAPIFK from the coding sequence ATGAAAGTACTTATTATAGATGACGAGAAGAGCATCCGCATGGCTTTGAAGGACATCCTTGAGGATGAGGGACATGAGGTCTCATTAGCTGAAGACGGGAAAAAAGGGTTGGAGCAGGCGCTTGCCAATAATTTTGATGTTATTTTCTGCGATATAAAAATGCCCGGCATGGATGGTGTAGAAGTGCTGGATAAGCTTGTAGCTGAAGGGGTTGAATCATCTGTCGTGATGATATCGGGGCACGGTTCCATAGACACCGCAGTTGAGTGCATTAAAAAAGGAGCCTTTGATTTTATTCAGAAACCGCCAGATTTAAACAGGATTCTTATTACTCTAAAAAATGCCAGCGAAAAGACTTCCATAGTCAAAGAAAATAAGACGCTTAAGAAGAAAATTTCAGGCACCGGAGTTCAGGAAATTATCGGAAATTCGCCCGCTATAAATCAGGTAAAGGCAATAATAGATAAAGTTGCCCCTACTGATGCGCGCGTGCTTGTAACGGGTTCTAACGGAACAGGCAAAGAGCTGGTAGCCAGATGGCTGCATGAAAAAAGCAACCGCGCTCAAATGCCGTTCATAGATGTTAACTGCGCTGCTATTCCAAGCGAACTTATTGAGAGCGAATTGTTTGGACATGAGAAAGGAGCGTTCACTTCTGCTGTAAAACAGCACAAAGGAAAATTTGAACAGGCAGACGGCGGAACACTATTTCTGGATGAGATTGGAGACATGAGCCTTCCTGCTCAGGCCAAGGTACTTAGAGTTCTTCAGGAGAATAAATTGACAAGAGTTGGGAGCGACAAGGACATCAACGTTAACGTTAGAGTTGTTGCCGCCACAAATAAAAATCTGTCAGAAGAGATTAAAAAGGGAACCTTCAGAGAGGATTTGTATCAGAGACTTAGCGTAATTATCATACACGTTCCAACACTGGCTGAGAGGAAAGAGGACATCCCTATTCTTGTAAATTTCTTCATAAAGCAAATTTGCACAGAGGGCGGAATGCCTATGAGGAAAATCAACAACGATGCTATAGAAGAGCTTAAGAAACATTCATGGAGCGGAAATATCCGTGAACTGCGCAATGTTGTTGAGCGCTTGTTAATTCTTGGCAGCAACCCGATTACAAAAGCAGATGTGGTTGCCTACGCTGCCCCTATTTTTAAATAG
- a CDS encoding DUF4783 domain-containing protein has translation MHLNIKNIRTPLLTAAAAMCIAAGFFALSSSDVPQREGGDVFVPISKYIQKGDAEKLSAWFANNLEMEILGNPTDCSKVQATQIMKNFFAEFTPKRFTILHKSGNPPMKYAIGNLTAGGDNFRVILLVRTQPSPAQILQIRIERNSGAVN, from the coding sequence ATGCATTTAAATATTAAGAACATACGGACACCCCTTTTAACTGCCGCAGCTGCAATGTGTATTGCGGCTGGTTTTTTTGCGCTAAGCTCCTCTGACGTTCCGCAAAGAGAGGGAGGTGATGTCTTTGTTCCAATATCCAAATACATTCAGAAAGGAGATGCAGAGAAACTATCTGCGTGGTTTGCAAACAATCTGGAGATGGAAATTCTTGGAAACCCCACAGACTGCAGCAAAGTGCAGGCGACCCAGATTATGAAAAATTTCTTTGCAGAATTTACCCCAAAACGTTTTACCATTCTTCACAAAAGCGGCAATCCTCCAATGAAATACGCAATTGGAAATCTTACTGCCGGCGGGGACAACTTTAGAGTAATTCTTCTTGTAAGAACTCAGCCTTCCCCTGCGCAAATTTTGCAAATACGCATTGAGCGCAACTCTGGAGCTGTAAATTAG
- a CDS encoding 23S rRNA (pseudouridine(1915)-N(3))-methyltransferase RlmH, translating into MKVTLICVGKTDFPYITSGMQIYEERLKHYVKFSTTYIPALKNAASLTEGQIKDKEGSLILKEISGGKKDVPAGRGGAVKVAGGAWVVLLDERGTSFDSVGWARHLEQRLSCGGGDKEIFFVIGGAYGFSKEVYEMANEKVSLSKMTFSHQMVRLIFIEQLYRAFTIMRGEPYHHQ; encoded by the coding sequence ATGAAAGTGACTCTGATATGTGTTGGAAAAACCGATTTCCCCTACATAACAAGCGGAATGCAGATTTATGAGGAGAGGCTGAAACATTATGTTAAGTTTTCCACAACATATATTCCGGCTTTAAAAAATGCCGCATCTCTTACGGAAGGGCAGATAAAGGATAAGGAGGGCTCCCTGATACTTAAAGAGATTTCAGGCGGCAAGAAGGATGTGCCGGCGGGAAGAGGTGGTGCCGTGAAAGTTGCCGGAGGTGCATGGGTGGTCTTATTGGATGAGCGCGGAACATCTTTTGATTCAGTCGGATGGGCACGGCATTTGGAGCAAAGGCTATCTTGCGGGGGAGGTGATAAAGAGATTTTTTTTGTTATCGGCGGAGCGTATGGTTTTTCCAAAGAGGTGTATGAAATGGCAAATGAAAAAGTATCATTGTCAAAGATGACTTTTTCTCACCAGATGGTAAGGCTTATTTTTATTGAACAATTATATAGAGCGTTTACAATTATGAGGGGTGAGCCTTATCATCATCAATAG